The Pseudanabaena galeata CCNP1313 genome includes a region encoding these proteins:
- a CDS encoding class I adenylate-forming enzyme family protein, which yields MNLARLISETAAKYADKPAIVFGCKTWTYQDFEQQVQNYAAHLDRLGIKKGDRVAVQLPKCIEFLFFHFAILSIGAIALPLNPDYRPEEVDYFLTDSGSSLYVTTRDIFSKVQSTIQHLSELQILLKEEQLPPSEEAILPKYAAGGDDIAMICYTSGTTGRCKGAAISHHNLIANMKALHKAWEWSDRDILLHVLPLFHVHGLNVAALGCLYAGATMIVFERFEPRRVWETLTSSNCTLFMGVPTIYQRLINEWEKLEPQPNLQNMRLFISGSAPLSDQQFYQFENITGFRILERYGMTETGMNASNHIESEHRKAKSVGFPLDGVEIRIVNLDGEDVAITEVGEVWIRGANVFQGYWGMPDKTAESFTDGWFHTGDLGFQDPDDHNRLYLVGRAKELIITGGFNVYPKEIENVLESHEAVKESAVVGLPDADFGEKVVAAIALKDGLTTHEELITHCKSRLATYKCPKQIFFVAELPRNAMGKIQKNILVQQISTLP from the coding sequence ATGAATTTAGCTCGGCTAATTTCCGAAACCGCAGCAAAATATGCTGACAAACCAGCGATCGTATTTGGATGCAAAACTTGGACTTACCAAGATTTCGAGCAGCAAGTCCAGAATTATGCCGCTCACCTTGATCGCTTAGGTATCAAAAAAGGCGATCGCGTCGCAGTCCAACTCCCAAAGTGCATCGAATTCTTATTTTTTCATTTTGCGATTCTCTCCATCGGTGCGATCGCCCTACCACTCAATCCAGATTATCGCCCTGAAGAAGTTGACTATTTCTTGACGGATTCAGGTAGTTCTTTATATGTGACCACTCGCGATATTTTTAGCAAAGTACAATCGACAATCCAGCATTTATCAGAATTACAAATTCTCCTCAAAGAAGAACAACTTCCACCGTCGGAGGAAGCTATTCTTCCCAAATATGCAGCAGGTGGTGATGATATTGCCATGATCTGCTACACATCAGGCACAACGGGACGCTGTAAAGGCGCAGCCATTTCCCATCACAATCTCATCGCCAACATGAAAGCTTTACATAAAGCATGGGAATGGAGCGATCGCGATATTCTGCTCCATGTCTTGCCTCTATTTCATGTGCATGGCTTGAATGTGGCGGCTTTAGGATGTCTCTACGCAGGCGCAACCATGATCGTGTTTGAGAGATTTGAACCACGCCGCGTCTGGGAAACCTTAACATCATCAAATTGCACCCTATTCATGGGCGTTCCCACCATTTATCAACGGCTGATCAATGAATGGGAAAAACTAGAACCTCAGCCAAATTTGCAGAATATGCGCCTATTTATTTCTGGTTCCGCACCCCTCAGCGATCAACAGTTCTATCAATTTGAAAACATCACAGGTTTTCGCATTCTTGAACGGTATGGCATGACAGAAACAGGGATGAATGCCTCCAATCATATTGAATCAGAACATCGCAAAGCTAAGAGCGTGGGATTTCCTTTGGATGGTGTAGAAATTCGGATCGTTAATCTTGATGGTGAGGATGTAGCGATCACGGAGGTCGGTGAAGTCTGGATTCGTGGCGCAAATGTCTTTCAAGGCTATTGGGGTATGCCAGATAAAACGGCTGAATCATTTACGGATGGATGGTTTCACACGGGTGATCTGGGATTTCAAGATCCCGATGATCACAACAGGCTGTACTTAGTCGGTCGTGCTAAAGAGCTAATTATTACAGGTGGATTTAATGTCTATCCTAAAGAAATCGAAAATGTTCTGGAATCCCACGAAGCTGTCAAAGAATCAGCAGTAGTAGGATTACCAGATGCTGATTTTGGCGAAAAAGTTGTTGCCGCGATCGCCCTTAAAGATGGCCTTACAACCCATGAAGAGTTAATTACCCATTGCAAAAGTCGTCTCGCTACCTACAAATGTCCTAAGCAAATATTTTTTGTCGCTGAACTTCCCCGCAATGCAATGGGGAAAATCCAGAAAAATATCTTAGTCCAACAAATTAGCACTTTGCCGTAG
- the psb29 gene encoding photosystem II biogenesis protein Psp29 — protein sequence MNTVRTVSDTKKDFYLAFPKPVNQVYRRVVDELLVEVHLLKVNQTFVYDTIFALGFVTTFDRFTVGYKPETDRFAVFHALCSALQFDSDRIRQDATTLSDLATRSPQEIKPLLTSLDSGINLEPLSGQLRAIASKENFKYSRLLGVGLYALLEISDPDDIADNTKREELLKLVGETLKFGSDRLLKDVDLYRSNLDKIEQARQMIADMVEAERKKRAQKESASLSAATTEAATENTENT from the coding sequence GTGAATACCGTTCGTACTGTTTCTGATACTAAAAAAGATTTTTATTTAGCTTTCCCCAAACCAGTCAATCAAGTCTACAGACGGGTTGTGGATGAGCTTTTGGTGGAAGTCCATCTACTGAAAGTCAATCAAACATTTGTATATGACACAATTTTTGCATTAGGTTTTGTGACAACTTTCGATCGCTTTACAGTGGGTTACAAGCCTGAGACCGATCGCTTTGCGGTATTTCATGCATTGTGTTCGGCACTTCAGTTTGACTCTGATCGCATTCGCCAAGATGCGACGACTCTGAGCGACCTCGCCACGCGATCGCCTCAAGAAATTAAACCCCTGTTGACCAGCTTAGACTCTGGAATCAACCTTGAACCTTTATCTGGTCAATTAAGGGCGATTGCTAGCAAAGAAAATTTTAAATATAGCCGTTTGCTAGGTGTAGGGCTTTACGCATTGCTAGAAATTAGCGATCCTGACGATATTGCTGACAATACCAAGCGTGAGGAATTGCTTAAATTAGTAGGTGAAACACTGAAATTTGGTAGCGATCGCTTACTCAAAGATGTTGATCTATATCGCTCCAATCTCGACAAGATCGAGCAAGCTCGTCAAATGATTGCGGACATGGTGGAAGCTGAACGCAAAAAACGCGCTCAGAAAGAATCTGCATCGCTCAGCGCAGCAACTACTGAAGCAGCTACGGAAAACACAGAAAACACATAA
- the cutA gene encoding divalent-cation tolerance protein CutA: protein MSSSEPTLIVVMTTLPDVSQANSIAKILVEEKLAACVQVMPSMTSTYMWQGKLCQESEHLVLIKTLQANYEALLSRMRSLHPYETPEIIAIPTIAVDQDYLNWVITQP, encoded by the coding sequence ATGTCAAGCTCCGAACCAACTTTAATTGTTGTAATGACCACATTGCCTGATGTCAGTCAAGCCAATAGTATTGCCAAAATATTGGTTGAAGAAAAACTTGCTGCTTGTGTACAGGTGATGCCTAGCATGACTTCTACATACATGTGGCAAGGCAAACTATGCCAAGAATCAGAGCATTTAGTCTTGATCAAAACTCTGCAAGCCAATTATGAAGCATTGTTGTCTAGAATGCGATCGCTACATCCTTACGAAACCCCAGAAATTATTGCTATACCTACGATCGCCGTCGATCAGGATTATCTTAATTGGGTAATCACGCAACCATAG
- a CDS encoding response regulator, producing the protein MFTFLLLATLGYLGNYFRLPLFFGVDFLFGSIFVLIAIYFYGSAMGIAVSAIASTYTYFLWGQPYAALLLILEGIWVGLGLRYQVKRKRSRNMFLLVLTYWLCLGTPLCSISYSVFLKFGFSSVVLVVLKQVINGLFNALIATLCVNYLPIGKWLQKGQGNQQQQTIQQMLFYLLLAFVFIPILTISTLTGHHSLQNINLEIASQLRSSVASLTIDLKFWHQRNTQTLQELAKIATEETNLERLQFATTALGKVTPAFLSIFTTDAEGNILTAFPLISDADKASLSQTMAKSDIFQQVKSTLSIAFGDIHIDKMTSNPHIDVAVPIFKNNRFDGFVTAALNISSIKEFLIEESKAWKIETFLLDRHKKIITTTSPDFLTGQVFDLRQGGDTIAFGSDQVQWFPKQKNTAAMIRWRRSYYLQKASINDIPWGLLIRLSPVPYIDTLEALHTKILLIILAIILPATFVANWLSRSFAKPIAKLMRLTTDLQQNLATEDDFTWDTSNLKEIDTLGYNFQVMAIALQEKFQEIKQTNQSLERRIQERTVELLKSEERWQLAIQAADDGIWDWNLETGIIFRSERWRTMLGMSCDNEYSFDWIALVHPDDQAHLLQLQADYLAHRNPHYIVEYQMLCQDGSYKWILTHAKALWNEQGEPIRLVGTNKDITDRKLAIAALEKRESYLAMLVEIQRHLLAESISIQEYIDILRLLGNVSDFSSIKLFICNYKDKALELSDIKLHSAWYAENIRFPDELEQTRFLQNLVDRQWVARLAKGQIINESISTITEIEKPILASKNLQSILMIPIVVSEQFWGFLSFHDYICDRLRDPVEVSLLRISASSLAMHLERQQAKMEMLQAMQSAQTANRAKSEFLATMSHEIRTPMNAVIGMASLLLDSKLSPDQLEFAEIIRSSGDNLLTIINDILDFSKIESGKLSLDIHPFNLRDCIEESLDLLAATAFTKGIELAYCMDVDVPERIVSDITRLRQILVNLFSNAVKFTHQGSVTLRVSVQEVDRRYQNYQLVFVVTDTGIGIPKDRYARLFKPFSQVDSSTTRQYGGTGLGLAIAHQLTLLMGGEMSMESEVEVGSVFTFTISTGADTTPLAYADWNRSFIGKRLLVLEDNDVSRENLVIFAQVLQMEVMATESTEQAIAWLQSEQKFDLAIVDASIPIPHTAQDAKGNCENCAVKQLMRTESSFLPMVLLSHRFSCELCNPDPITICLSKPIKRSHLYKSLLKISNYDPFIGHQSKQKDTSSFNENFATSFPLKILLAEDNIVNQKVATRFLNRLGYRVDVVANGLEVLESIYRQKYDVILMDVLMPEMDGLTAAKKIVSESTQKPWIIALTANAVQGDREICLEAGMQDYVSKPIQVQDLMQALEKAYNSLQ; encoded by the coding sequence TTGTTTACTTTTCTTCTGCTTGCAACTTTAGGGTATTTAGGAAATTATTTTCGGCTGCCTTTATTTTTTGGCGTTGACTTTTTATTTGGCAGCATTTTTGTACTGATCGCCATCTATTTTTATGGGAGCGCAATGGGGATTGCGGTATCTGCGATCGCTAGTACTTATACATATTTTTTATGGGGACAGCCCTACGCCGCACTGCTACTGATTTTAGAAGGCATCTGGGTCGGTTTAGGGCTGCGTTATCAGGTAAAGCGTAAGCGATCGCGCAACATGTTTTTGCTAGTACTGACTTACTGGTTATGTCTAGGCACACCATTATGTTCTATTTCTTATTCTGTTTTCCTCAAGTTTGGATTTAGTTCAGTTGTTCTTGTTGTGCTTAAGCAAGTAATTAATGGCTTATTTAACGCACTGATTGCCACTCTATGTGTTAACTACTTACCAATAGGCAAATGGTTGCAGAAAGGGCAAGGCAATCAACAGCAACAGACCATTCAGCAAATGTTGTTTTATCTATTGTTAGCCTTTGTATTTATCCCGATTCTGACGATCTCGACTTTGACAGGGCATCATTCTCTGCAAAATATTAACCTTGAGATTGCGAGTCAATTACGTTCTAGTGTAGCTTCTCTCACCATAGATCTAAAATTTTGGCATCAACGCAATACCCAAACCCTACAAGAGTTAGCCAAAATTGCGACTGAGGAGACAAACCTAGAACGTTTACAGTTTGCCACTACAGCACTGGGGAAAGTTACACCTGCTTTTCTATCTATCTTCACTACGGATGCTGAAGGCAATATTTTGACAGCATTTCCTCTGATTTCTGATGCAGACAAAGCTAGTCTTAGTCAAACTATGGCAAAGTCCGATATCTTTCAACAGGTTAAATCCACCTTAAGCATTGCCTTTGGGGATATTCACATTGATAAAATGACTTCTAATCCACATATTGATGTTGCTGTCCCCATCTTCAAAAACAATCGCTTTGATGGATTCGTTACTGCGGCTCTGAATATCTCCTCTATTAAAGAATTTTTAATAGAGGAATCAAAAGCATGGAAAATAGAAACTTTTCTACTTGATCGTCACAAAAAAATAATTACTACTACATCTCCAGACTTTCTAACGGGGCAGGTTTTTGATTTGCGTCAAGGAGGTGACACGATCGCCTTTGGATCTGATCAGGTTCAATGGTTTCCGAAACAAAAAAATACAGCAGCAATGATTCGATGGCGACGGTCTTATTATTTACAGAAAGCCTCTATTAATGATATTCCTTGGGGCTTGTTGATACGCTTATCCCCGGTCCCATACATCGATACGCTTGAGGCTCTACATACTAAAATTCTCTTGATCATTCTTGCTATTATCTTGCCTGCAACATTTGTGGCAAATTGGCTGAGCCGTAGTTTTGCCAAACCGATCGCTAAGTTAATGAGACTGACCACCGATCTCCAGCAAAATCTAGCAACAGAAGATGATTTTACTTGGGATACTAGCAATTTGAAGGAAATTGATACCCTTGGCTACAATTTTCAAGTTATGGCGATCGCACTCCAAGAGAAGTTTCAAGAAATTAAGCAGACCAATCAAAGTTTAGAACGACGCATCCAAGAACGCACTGTTGAACTTCTTAAAAGTGAAGAGCGTTGGCAATTGGCTATCCAAGCTGCTGATGATGGTATTTGGGACTGGAATCTTGAAACAGGCATAATCTTTCGGTCGGAACGTTGGCGGACAATGCTCGGCATGAGTTGTGATAATGAGTATTCATTCGACTGGATCGCTCTGGTTCATCCTGACGATCAAGCTCACCTGTTGCAGTTACAAGCAGATTACTTAGCCCATAGAAATCCCCACTATATTGTTGAATACCAGATGCTATGCCAAGATGGCAGCTACAAATGGATATTAACCCATGCAAAAGCTCTATGGAATGAACAAGGCGAGCCGATTCGTCTTGTTGGGACAAACAAGGATATTACTGACCGCAAACTAGCGATCGCCGCCCTCGAAAAGCGGGAAAGTTATTTAGCCATGCTGGTTGAAATTCAACGCCACTTACTAGCGGAAAGTATCAGCATTCAAGAATATATCGATATTCTGAGATTACTGGGTAATGTGTCTGATTTCTCTAGCATTAAACTATTTATCTGTAACTACAAGGACAAGGCTCTTGAGCTATCTGACATTAAGTTACATTCTGCTTGGTATGCCGAAAATATTAGGTTCCCTGATGAATTAGAACAAACTAGATTTCTGCAAAATCTAGTTGATCGGCAATGGGTAGCACGCCTTGCCAAAGGTCAAATCATCAATGAGTCCATATCAACAATTACCGAAATTGAAAAACCGATCCTAGCATCTAAAAATCTTCAATCGATTTTAATGATACCGATAGTTGTTAGTGAACAATTCTGGGGATTTTTGAGTTTCCATGACTATATTTGCGATCGCTTACGCGATCCTGTCGAAGTAAGTCTATTAAGGATTTCAGCCTCTTCTTTGGCAATGCATCTAGAACGCCAGCAAGCCAAGATGGAAATGTTGCAAGCAATGCAATCAGCGCAAACTGCTAATCGCGCTAAGAGTGAATTTCTCGCTACGATGAGTCATGAAATTCGTACACCGATGAATGCGGTGATTGGTATGGCTAGTTTATTATTAGATTCAAAACTCAGCCCAGATCAATTGGAGTTTGCAGAAATCATCAGGTCAAGTGGGGATAATTTACTCACAATTATTAACGACATTCTCGACTTTTCAAAGATTGAATCAGGAAAATTAAGCTTAGATATTCATCCCTTTAACCTTCGCGATTGCATCGAAGAATCTCTAGATCTTTTGGCTGCTACTGCATTTACTAAAGGAATCGAACTAGCATACTGCATGGATGTTGATGTACCTGAACGAATTGTCAGTGATATAACCCGCCTCAGACAAATATTAGTCAATCTATTTAGCAATGCTGTTAAATTTACGCATCAAGGATCGGTAACGTTAAGAGTATCGGTGCAAGAAGTTGATCGGCGATATCAAAATTATCAATTAGTATTTGTAGTCACAGATACAGGCATTGGCATTCCCAAAGATCGCTATGCTCGCCTCTTTAAACCCTTTAGCCAAGTGGATTCATCTACGACTCGTCAATATGGCGGCACGGGGCTAGGACTAGCGATCGCTCACCAATTAACTCTTCTGATGGGTGGCGAAATGTCTATGGAGAGCGAAGTCGAGGTTGGTTCAGTCTTTACCTTTACGATTTCTACAGGGGCAGATACTACCCCGCTAGCGTATGCGGATTGGAATCGCAGTTTTATAGGGAAACGCTTGTTAGTTCTTGAAGATAATGATGTTAGCCGTGAAAACTTAGTTATATTTGCTCAAGTATTACAAATGGAAGTGATGGCAACTGAGTCTACGGAGCAAGCGATCGCTTGGTTACAAAGTGAGCAAAAATTTGATTTGGCAATTGTTGATGCTAGCATTCCCATACCTCATACTGCTCAGGATGCTAAAGGCAATTGCGAGAACTGTGCTGTCAAACAACTGATGCGGACAGAATCAAGTTTTCTGCCTATGGTTTTGCTCTCTCACCGATTCAGTTGTGAATTATGTAATCCTGACCCCATCACAATATGTCTGAGCAAACCAATTAAGCGATCGCATCTATATAAATCTTTGCTAAAGATTAGTAACTATGATCCCTTTATTGGCCATCAATCGAAACAGAAAGATACTTCGTCTTTTAATGAAAACTTTGCTACTAGTTTTCCCTTAAAGATTTTATTAGCGGAAGATAATATTGTTAACCAAAAAGTTGCGACTCGGTTTCTTAATCGCTTAGGATATCGCGTCGATGTCGTAGCCAATGGACTAGAAGTTTTAGAGTCAATATATCGCCAGAAATATGATGTAATTCTGATGGATGTACTGATGCCAGAAATGGATGGATTAACAGCCGCCAAAAAAATCGTCTCAGAATCTACGCAAAAGCCTTGGATTATTGCTCTAACAGCTAATGCAGTACAGGGCGATCGCGAGATTTGTTTGGAGGCGGGAATGCAAGATTATGTCAGTAAACCGATTCAAGTTCAGGATTTAATGCAAGCATTAGAAAAAGCGTATAATAGTTTGCAATAG
- a CDS encoding IS30 family transposase codes for MSFVHLTTTERSELYKLRVIEQLSVSEIGRRLKRNKSTISRELSRNTDERQIGYLPDTAVALMKARRKQAKVRFQSISAETITEVKQRLEQHHSPEQLAGRMEREGLGKISYETIYLMIYANHQEMGIYQQYLRQKQKQRRRKGRHQKRGGIPNRVGIENRPKIADLKTEIGHWESDTVIGCNHTGIVVTHVDKASKYLLAGLAKNKTMDEINRVTFNLFDPIESTSRKTMTFDNGREFCGHEKLSERLKLETFFANPYHSWERGLNEHTNGLIREFYPKSTNFKIVKEEDFQKAVNLINYRPRKSLDYRTPYEVFFASSEPVAFHP; via the coding sequence ATGAGCTTTGTCCATCTTACCACCACAGAAAGAAGTGAACTGTATAAACTAAGAGTAATTGAGCAATTATCTGTATCAGAGATAGGTCGTCGCTTGAAGCGAAACAAAAGTACGATTTCAAGAGAGTTATCGCGCAATACAGACGAGCGACAGATTGGCTATTTGCCAGATACTGCGGTTGCCCTGATGAAAGCAAGACGGAAACAAGCAAAGGTAAGATTTCAGAGCATCAGTGCTGAGACGATCACCGAAGTCAAACAACGGTTAGAGCAACACCACAGCCCAGAGCAACTAGCAGGGAGAATGGAAAGGGAGGGGCTAGGTAAAATCAGCTATGAGACGATTTATCTGATGATCTATGCAAACCATCAAGAGATGGGAATATATCAACAATATCTGAGGCAGAAGCAAAAGCAACGAAGGCGCAAAGGTCGCCATCAGAAGCGAGGTGGCATTCCCAATAGGGTAGGGATAGAGAATCGACCGAAGATTGCAGATTTAAAAACAGAGATTGGACATTGGGAAAGTGATACGGTAATCGGGTGCAACCACACAGGTATCGTAGTTACGCATGTTGATAAAGCATCGAAGTATTTACTTGCTGGACTAGCTAAGAACAAGACGATGGACGAGATAAACAGAGTGACATTCAATCTATTTGATCCTATAGAATCAACATCTCGAAAGACAATGACCTTTGATAATGGAAGAGAATTCTGTGGGCATGAGAAGCTATCTGAAAGATTGAAACTAGAGACTTTCTTTGCGAATCCATATCATTCATGGGAACGTGGATTGAATGAACACACCAATGGATTAATTAGAGAGTTCTATCCCAAAAGTACAAACTTTAAAATCGTGAAAGAAGAGGACTTTCAGAAGGCAGTGAATTTGATCAATTACAGACCCAGAAAATCACTTGACTATCGTACTCCTTACGAAGTATTCTTTGCTTCATCAGAACCCGTTGCATTTCATCCTTGA
- a CDS encoding AAA family ATPase gives MIPQKLRLKNFLSYQQLALDFSGLHVACICGANGAGKSSLLEAISWAIWGVSRVASQDDVIHVGSKEAQVDFTFIAGGEVYRIIRTRSRNSSTSLEFQVQSEGKFKSLTERKVQSTQQTIISHLKMDYETFVNSAYLRQGRADEFMLKRPSDRKQILADMLSLSQYDELAERAKDIARTSKGESAVLENMLVHLREQIQDGEKIAPQLELLRSQLVELQAWESRDRARLQIVEDLQKQYQNLSQQLIWQQQQQTAITSNLSQIDRQLSSQRRQLQQLELCIATRSQILQNYERYQLLSTQESELERKFQKYQHLCDRRGEFSHKLASLQSELKGQLRHYQAQLESLVQQESDLKGILSRATEIEAAIAELHKARAILQEFDRLHAQSTPLVHRHQVLKHQLEREQTKLAAKLDELVSKREQLYLQVKNHDQLLINAKELDRQIVLLQNKQVYQQRVHEKGLERRDFLERLKTRLADSEAAFNKLEAKMRQLTVPNAPCPLCDRPLDEAHWQLVQKKHKQESRDLQADIWVVKEQQAASNCEIEVLREEYRVLKKELAPLNDLIQRKGTLQEQLKAIAEAQQRLVLIDAEIVDLGDRLQTQNYMRDAWEEMELIDKNIHKFAYDEKNHALARGDVERWRWAEIKQSELKNAQRQADNLSQKIPDLQTKINQLQDRLTKNLIDLEVQHELEQCDRALTQLAYEPDRHQQLRTQKQELTPSLLRYQELTRAEQEYPELQQQVEHLQQTQSANQQELQNITTQISQLQSQIQAVHGNHVQEINSLRQNLQNWRSQMDVLLAQIGSLQQAQQQLELSRQREQETLTQIEAARQRQRIHTELYQAFGKNGIQALMLENVLPQIEVEANQILAQLSDRQLNVRFITQKSGKKSDRIIETLDIEIADTKGTRPYETYSGGEAFRINFAVRLALSRVLAQRKGSTLQTLIIDEGFGSQDPLGCDRLVSAINAIAPDFECILVITHMPQMKEAFNTLIEVSKGEEGSTVQLVG, from the coding sequence ATGATCCCTCAGAAATTACGATTAAAAAATTTCTTGAGCTATCAACAATTAGCCTTAGATTTTAGCGGGCTACATGTTGCTTGTATTTGTGGCGCAAATGGGGCGGGAAAGTCTTCGTTATTAGAAGCGATTTCTTGGGCGATTTGGGGTGTAAGTCGTGTGGCAAGCCAAGATGATGTAATTCATGTGGGTTCCAAAGAAGCACAGGTGGACTTCACTTTTATCGCAGGTGGTGAAGTCTATCGGATCATCAGGACGCGATCGCGCAATAGTTCAACTTCTTTGGAATTTCAGGTGCAGAGTGAAGGAAAATTTAAATCCTTGACTGAGCGAAAGGTGCAATCGACGCAGCAGACAATCATTTCGCACCTGAAAATGGATTACGAAACCTTCGTTAATTCGGCATATTTGCGTCAAGGTCGCGCCGATGAATTTATGCTGAAGCGTCCTAGCGATCGCAAGCAGATTTTGGCGGATATGCTGTCGCTGTCACAGTATGACGAGTTGGCGGAACGAGCCAAAGATATTGCGCGAACTAGCAAAGGTGAATCGGCAGTTTTAGAGAATATGCTGGTACACCTGCGGGAACAAATTCAAGATGGAGAAAAGATCGCACCGCAGTTAGAACTTTTGCGATCGCAATTAGTCGAGTTGCAAGCATGGGAAAGTCGCGATCGCGCCCGATTGCAAATAGTGGAAGATTTGCAGAAACAATACCAAAACCTTTCACAGCAGTTAATTTGGCAACAACAACAACAAACTGCAATTACTAGCAATCTGTCTCAAATCGATAGACAACTCTCTAGTCAACGCCGACAATTACAGCAATTAGAGTTATGTATAGCAACGCGATCGCAGATTTTGCAAAACTATGAGCGCTATCAATTGCTATCCACACAGGAATCAGAATTAGAGCGTAAGTTTCAGAAATACCAACATCTTTGCGATCGGCGTGGCGAATTTAGCCATAAACTCGCGAGTTTGCAAAGTGAACTTAAGGGACAGTTAAGGCATTATCAAGCGCAATTAGAGTCTCTAGTTCAGCAGGAAAGTGACTTAAAAGGGATTCTCAGTCGTGCTACCGAGATCGAAGCGGCGATCGCTGAATTACACAAAGCAAGGGCGATATTACAAGAATTTGATCGCCTCCATGCTCAATCCACACCGCTAGTGCATCGTCATCAGGTTCTTAAGCATCAACTAGAACGGGAGCAGACAAAACTTGCGGCAAAACTAGATGAATTAGTTTCTAAACGCGAACAGTTATATTTACAAGTCAAAAATCACGATCAATTACTGATCAATGCGAAGGAGCTAGATCGGCAAATTGTTTTATTACAAAATAAGCAAGTCTATCAACAGCGTGTCCATGAAAAAGGGTTAGAACGTCGTGATTTTTTGGAACGCTTAAAAACCAGACTAGCTGATAGTGAGGCTGCCTTTAATAAATTGGAAGCAAAAATGCGTCAGTTAACTGTGCCAAACGCGCCTTGTCCCCTCTGCGATCGCCCTCTTGATGAAGCGCATTGGCAATTAGTGCAGAAAAAGCATAAACAGGAGTCTCGCGATCTGCAAGCAGATATCTGGGTGGTGAAGGAACAGCAAGCGGCTTCCAACTGTGAAATTGAAGTGTTGCGAGAAGAGTATCGCGTTTTAAAAAAGGAACTCGCACCGTTAAATGATTTGATTCAACGTAAGGGGACTTTGCAGGAGCAACTGAAGGCGATCGCGGAAGCACAGCAAAGACTAGTCCTCATTGATGCGGAGATTGTGGATTTAGGCGATCGCCTCCAAACTCAAAACTACATGCGTGACGCATGGGAGGAAATGGAACTGATCGATAAGAATATTCATAAATTCGCCTACGATGAAAAAAATCATGCCTTAGCTCGTGGTGATGTCGAGCGCTGGCGCTGGGCTGAAATCAAGCAATCAGAATTAAAGAATGCTCAGCGTCAAGCCGATAACCTGTCCCAAAAAATTCCTGATCTGCAAACCAAAATCAACCAATTGCAAGATCGTCTCACCAAAAATCTCATTGATTTAGAAGTACAGCATGAACTCGAACAATGCGATCGCGCCCTTACCCAACTAGCCTACGAACCCGATCGCCATCAACAACTCCGCACCCAAAAACAAGAACTAACTCCGTCATTACTGCGCTACCAAGAACTCACTCGTGCCGAGCAGGAATATCCTGAACTTCAGCAACAGGTTGAGCATTTACAACAAACTCAAAGCGCCAATCAACAAGAGTTACAAAATATTACTACTCAAATTTCTCAACTACAGTCACAAATCCAAGCTGTACATGGCAATCATGTACAGGAAATTAACTCCTTGCGACAAAATTTACAAAATTGGCGATCGCAAATGGATGTACTCCTAGCCCAAATTGGTAGCCTTCAGCAAGCCCAACAACAGCTAGAGCTAAGTCGTCAACGCGAACAAGAAACCCTCACTCAAATCGAAGCAGCCCGTCAACGGCAACGTATTCACACCGAGCTTTATCAAGCTTTTGGCAAAAATGGCATTCAAGCTTTAATGCTGGAAAATGTTTTGCCACAAATTGAAGTAGAAGCCAATCAAATTCTCGCTCAACTAAGCGATCGCCAATTAAACGTAAGATTCATCACCCAAAAATCTGGCAAAAAAAGCGATCGCATCATCGAAACTCTCGACATTGAAATTGCCGATACTAAGGGAACTAGACCCTATGAAACCTATTCGGGCGGCGAAGCCTTTCGGATTAACTTTGCCGTGCGTCTGGCGCTCTCCCGTGTGCTTGCTCAGCGCAAAGGCAGTACTCTCCAAACCCTAATTATCGATGAAGGATTCGGCAGTCAAGACCCATTGGGATGCGATCGCCTTGTCAGTGCCATTAATGCGATCGCGCCCGATTTTGAGTGCATTCTCGTAATTACACATATGCCGCAAATGAAGGAAGCCTTTAACACATTGATTGAAGTATCGAAGGGAGAGGAAGGTTCCACTGTGCAGTTGGTTGGATAA